The Drosophila suzukii chromosome X, CBGP_Dsuzu_IsoJpt1.0, whole genome shotgun sequence DNA window ATAATACATACTTGTTGGTTTTAGTCTGCGCCGGTTTATTCCATTGTCGATTTGAAACCATAGGAGTTGCCGGTGGACGGCAGTGGAAATGGGGGCGTGGCTGCAGGGAGTTCGGAGTCCTAGTCCGACTATTGCTCTCTCCCTCTGACGCCAGCAGCCCTCTCTTTCTAGCCTTTATCTGCATTTCGTTGTTCTACAGAGGGAACTTGAGTTTTGTTTGTATTTAGCTTTGTCTTGTATGTTGACACATTTTTCTTTCGCATTTTCCtttgtgtatgtgtgtgtctGAAACCGGAAATTACAAATGCAACAAAATGTTCTCCAGGGTTTTGATGTTGTTGTCACAGTTGCGGCACAGGAATTCCCCAGAAATCGACACTAAAAGGAATAATCCTATCATATCCAAAACATTAAATCAAACAGAactattaaattaaaaataatcaCCTAAAACTAGAAAACAACATATAGAAAACAGCTATACCGAGTGTTTTAGACTAATACAATTAATAGCTATTAAAAtagtaaacatttttattaaaatatatttcaatcaCATAGACATTGAAAGAAGagaatattattattatattatattatccaTACCAAATATGagataatattatatttaaaagcaCCTTTTCAAATGTATCTAGTAAGCAGTAGATATTTCCTTCATCATACCAGTAACACTTATCCAGTACACCAGTAAGAAACCATTGAAGTATAAATCAGTAGTGAGATCTTTCAACACAACAGTATCATTCGATTTTGAGCGGTAAACACTTCGACTCGCACAAAATCTCCCATAAAATCCCCAGTTCAAAACACATTTTCCAAAAGCAGAAGGCATTTTCCGAAATGGAGAGCGACGAGGGCGTGGGCGAGCGACCATCGACTTCTGGGGGCAAGGCCATGGACAGCGGATCGGGGATCGGGATGTCGGCCATCCTGGGCTACGCCCAGTCGGAGTACTCGCTGGACACCAGCTCTGGGGCCGTGATGGCCAGTCGGCGGCACCTGGAGAGCGAGAACGACGGGAATGCCACCGACGAGGAGGTTGAGATCTGCATAACCCGCCTCAACTTCCTGCCCGATCGGGCCAGGCGACTGTACATGGACTGCCAGCTGTCGCTTCCGGCGGGCGGAAGTGTCCCGATGCGCGGCGGGGCGGAGACTCTTTCCGTTTCCGCCGTGGAGAGCAGCAGTTCGCCGGAAGTGCGCTATGAGCGCCAGAGAAACACGGCCGCCGAAGTGCAGAAGTACTGGCGCCTGCAGAAACTGGCCTTCGCCTGCCCCCTCGGCAACTGCGATTTGGTGGTCAATCCCGGCAGTCTCCTGAGCCACTGCCTCACGTCGCACGAGGATGTGATCAGCGTGGAAATGAAGGTCGGCGAGGCCAGGGGCCTGAAGCTCATGGGCAAGTCCATGCCAGAATCGCGGGACAAAAGCCAGTGCGTGGGTCTGCTGATCTACGAGAGCGGCAGGCAGGTGGCTCTCAACTCCAATCTGCCCAGGATCTACACGGACTGGGAGTGCCGTCTGCCCGTCCTCATAATGTTGTGGAAGACCTCCTGGGACTCCATGCCCGGCAGTCCGCGGGTCACCCATCTCTACATCCTCTGGCTGCTCTGTCCCCAGGCTCAGTCGCCCCTGCAGGTGACCGTCTCGACAGAGGCGGGTCTTCCGGGAGCGCCCCGCCGCCAGGTGATCCACACCTGCTCCGACTCGGAGACCATCGAGAAGTGCGACCTGCTCTCCGACAGCCCGCTCTTCATGCGGTTCACCCATCGCGAGATGAAGGAGCACACCGAGGACTACTCTCAGGACATCGAGCTGCAGTTCACCATCCACGAGGATGAGACAGTGGTGGCCCCCAACTCTCCAGAACCGATGAAGGAGGATCCTTTGGACCCAGATGAGGAGCAAACTACGGTGGAAATCGAGGTGATTGCCGACATTGAAGTACTGCCAAGTGAGGAGACATCCAAGGAGGAGCTTGGCATGGAGGAAGCTGAAGAACCAACTAAAGACTCCACTGAAGATCCCACTGATGATCCAACTGAAGATTCCACTGAAGCCCCCACGGACGATCCATTCGGAGATCCCTTTAGAGATACCTCAGAATTCGCCGAACAATCCCAGTAAAATCGTGTTTTTAATCCCATTTTATTCACTTGCATATGTATTCAGcccttttccaaaagagatttttatttatgattttaaaTTGGACCCAAAATTAAGTCAGTGTGGAAAATAAAGCAAAATAAAGAAACTTTATATTTAcgaatttaagtttttaaagGAAGCCTAAAATTAATTAgaactaaaaaataaatagcGAAAAGTCATTTGACCTTTAGAGAATTTGAAACCCTTTTTGCCCACACTCATGCGATTTAAATATTCCCTATTAATTAAAAGATGGTCGCTTGTGTACGCATTTCCCTGTCAATTTTGACACTTTCAATTACAGAGAAATGAGCATAAAACTGCAATTAATTTagtttatttaaaacaaagtTTGGCTCATCCAATTATTTAGTTAAAATGAGACTGGAAACAAAATAGTTTGGAAATGCCATGAAATCAGCTCTTTGAGCACAAACTTCCGGGCATGCAAAAGTGCAGCATACCTACTATAATTTTGTGTAATTTTCTCGACCAGACTGACagcttaatttaattattctTGAACACAAATGTTGTGGCAAACTCGCCCACTTAACCCACTGTGTGTTTGCTTGGCCAAAAAGCAGTTCGCCTGAAATTTTTTGCTTACGCCGCAGAGTATGCAACATGTTTGCCATGTGGCAAAGTCGCAAAGTGGGGGGCGGGGCGTCGAGTGAGAGGGGGTTTTGGGGGCTTTTGGTGTCCAGGTCGTTGGCAGCCATTAGCAGAAATGTCGTCGCAAAAAGGGGGCGTTTCGGGCTGAGGGTGGAGTAACTGCATCAACAACTTTTTAACCAACTTGCCAGCCCAGACTAACAAGACCGCAGAAGTTGTGGGCAGGGGCGTAGGGAACGGGGGGCAAACTAACTAACTCGATGCTTTCGCCTGCCACTTGTAATGTAGCGTTATTGTTGCAACAACATAGGCGGGGGTAGTGGGGCAGTGGGGGTGGGGTCATTTTGGCTCCTTTGTCCGCGAAATACTTTTTCCTCCTATTTTTTGACtgcaaaaaaattgtaagctCAACTTCAGCTGCAGAGATTTTTCGGTCAGCGTTAATGCAGCAGTGTTAACCCCTAAAAGCCCCCCTACTTCACCCATCCCTCTTCAAAGGACGCTGAACGCTTTATGGCCAAAGCTCCAAGCACTGGGAAAAAATACTGGTTAAGATATCCTAACAAAGTTTTCTTTCTTGAATCATAATAGCTGATTTATACTTCAAATTAAGTAGAAGTAAAGGCATTACGCATTATTATAGCACagtattaaatatatttataaaaatataattaataagtAGCAATTATTACGTGTAAAAATATCTAACATTCTTTATAAAACATAgccatatttttataaatacaatatttagtatttaaataaatggttttttaaaaaataataactttACACCTTAAATATTAATTACCCCACAAATCAGTAGGGTTAAGAAATCACGTTTGGTTTCTAAaaatatgcaacaatatattgtGTATTCAGAATTTATTGAAGTTATTTAGGTAGATGACTATTTttattcactgcatacttttaggcgcTTAGGTGACATAGTAATTATATGAAATCATGTTTAAATGTCATTTtaagtgtctaaaagtatgcaacgatAAATTTTATACTCGGAACTTCAATGAGTTCATTCGAAAAGACGACTATATTTACCgactgcatacttttgggcgCCTAAAACCGAACTAATTACATGAACCCAATATGGGCTGGGATCATTTTCT harbors:
- the LOC108015280 gene encoding uncharacterized protein, with amino-acid sequence MESDEGVGERPSTSGGKAMDSGSGIGMSAILGYAQSEYSLDTSSGAVMASRRHLESENDGNATDEEVEICITRLNFLPDRARRLYMDCQLSLPAGGSVPMRGGAETLSVSAVESSSSPEVRYERQRNTAAEVQKYWRLQKLAFACPLGNCDLVVNPGSLLSHCLTSHEDVISVEMKVGEARGLKLMGKSMPESRDKSQCVGLLIYESGRQVALNSNLPRIYTDWECRLPVLIMLWKTSWDSMPGSPRVTHLYILWLLCPQAQSPLQVTVSTEAGLPGAPRRQVIHTCSDSETIEKCDLLSDSPLFMRFTHREMKEHTEDYSQDIELQFTIHEDETVVAPNSPEPMKEDPLDPDEEQTTVEIEVIADIEVLPSEETSKEELGMEEAEEPTKDSTEDPTDDPTEDSTEAPTDDPFGDPFRDTSEFAEQSQ